The DNA segment TATAATTTTCAATACCGTCAACAATACAGGCGCTCCTCTCTCTCTATTAAACTCATTGTAAATAGTGGCAGCacacaccaccagaggtcagtttccagtctctactggtggaacaggcaTCTGAGCTAAAGGACATCATGACAGAGTGGTGGAGAAATAATGCCCAGGGCACACTGGCTACATGTGCATCGCATGTcagagtcctgcatgggtccatttttgaaaacctgcaccTGCCCATACCCGTAAAGCTCAGCACCGAACCGACAGGGACAGAAACTCAACCCAAGTTACTCACTAGAGGTCAACTGATTTATTAGTGTGGCATATAGCCTATTACTTTATAGACACAAGAcccattttggatttaaagcaAATTTATGGTTGAAATGgttgaatatattttgattaagatctaactaaaatattattttgggaataatatattttgtgtattattgtagTCTAAAGAGCATTTCATGATATATTTCTAGGCTATGTAATTCTAAGAGTGCCTAGACCTAggccatttcatttcatttttgacatttgcGAAGCTCTCTAAATGCCTTttgacatagctgtggaaattgatcgcaaagtcacttttatgctatagatatttttctcagccagttatattctcttctcacctgtgaagaccctgcatgatcatccttgctggtcTCTGGTCCACtttctcctccctgaccctgctctttctattgtggcaataaagatttaaaaaatatgtggaaAGCAAAATTTTTAAATAGAATTAGGAATAGTAGTAGTGAAATTGCTGTGGAAATTAACATCAgagtcacttttatgctatagatattttttttcctcagccagttataatttctCCTCACCTATGAgaaccctgcatgatcatccttgctggcctctggtccactgtctcctccctgaccctgctctttctattgtggcaataacaattaaaaaatatgtgcaaagcaatagtgagcacaagttcaGTTAaattaaggaggagtgggtttattcctagcatgaaactagctagcaatCGATTTAACATaagtaacaataacattagtattcttgttaactagctgtacttgatatattggcatctatgaataattagtcatcatttagctaacattatctacatgcaacagcattactcaacttacacgGTTTGTTTGGAACAAACTGTGCAAGgatttttgcttcttgctggctggtttgctgaacatatCTAACACACAACAGCACTGCCCAGCAGCACGTCTCGTCTGTGCGATTGATTCAGATCACAACATGACATCAAAGAGTAGTTttccacagaaacatttggcTGCACTTCATTTCACTCAACTGGTACGCCAGTCAGGCGGAGTctgcccctctcctctcccctctctgaagTCTGGCTGCAAACTTCAACTCCGCCCACCCGGTGCGCCGACTCTACTTcgacgctacttagctctctctctctattctaccggtagactaccacatccacccgTTACACAAAACGCCCACGGCATGCTGTTTTCTTTCAGTGTCCGATAGCTGGTGGTCAAGCTAACACAAGCTTGACAAGCACTAGACTTCCAAACAAGGTGGGCGTATATGGGGGGGAGACGACCACACCCATTTAGAAGATCGAAAGTGAATACCGTTTCATATTATTGCTGCAGCTTGTAATTAGTTATCTTCTGTTAGGTATCAAACATACAAAATTACTCCTACCATaaatcttttttcaaattatattTGAGTCAGcccagggtgctcaaagcctgtgccccccagctatgtggagtacttcagcatgtcttcaacatgagcctgagtctccagagggtccccttgctgtggaagacatcctgccttgttcctgtgccaaagacgtcgcgtcccagtggctccaaggactacagacctgtggcattgacctcccacatcatgaagaccctgaagagactcgtcttggagcagctccggcccatggtcaagccacttttggaccccctccagttcgcctatcagccccgacttggagttgaggacgccatcatctacctgctcaaccgtgTCTACGCCCATTTAGATAAGCCagcgagcactgtgagggtcgtgttttttgacttctctagtgcgtTCAACACCATCTGTCCAGCTCTACtaggtgacaagctgacagcaatgcaggtggatgcccccctggtgtcctggattgtagactacttgactggcagaccacagtatgtgcgcttgcaacgctgtgtgtcagacagagtggtcagcaataccggggccccggAGGgaactgtcctctctcccttcctcttcaccctctacaccacggacttcagctactgcactgagacctgccatcttcagaagttttctgatgactctgctatagttgaatgtatcagcaagggtgatgaggatgagtacagggcagttgtggataactttgtcacatggtgtgagcagaaccatctgcagctcaacatggcaaagacaaaggaactggctgtggatctgaggaggaccaagacaccggtgacccctgtttccattcaaggggtcagtgtggacaatGTGTACCCCCACTGCctgtgggggtacacattgacaataaactggactgggttaagaacactaacgctctctacaggaagggccagagccgtctctattttctgaggcgactgaggtccttcaacatctgccggactatgctcaggattttctatgagtctgtggtggccagtgctatcctctatgctgttgtatgctggggcagcaggctgagggtggcggacgccaacagactcaacaaactgatccgcaaggccagtgacgttgtgggaacagagtgtgactctctgatggtggtgtcagagaggaggatgctgtctaagctatgaactatcttggacaatgtctcacacccactccaccatgtgctggtcaggcacaagagtactttcagtgggagactcataccaccaagatgtaccactgagcaccacaggaaatcattcctgcctgtggccatcaaactgtacaactcctccctctgagtggccctgagactttttcacacactgcaataatttaatttaacttgtgcaataaccccattcaccctgactgtatatattatgtttgtgtaaataatcttgttcagtttacaatatatatacagtacaggccaaaagtttggacacaccttctcattcaatgcgttttctttattttcatgactatttacattgtagattctcactgaaggcatcaaaactatgaatgaacacatgtggagttatgtacttaacaaaaaaaggtgaaataactgaaaacatgttttatattctagtttcttcaaaatagccaccctttgctctgattactgctttgcacactcttggcattctctccatgagcttcaagaggtagtcacctgaaatggtttcccaACAGTCTTGagggagttcccagaggtgtttagcacttgttggcccctttgccttcactctgcggtccagctcaccccaaaccatctcgattgggttcaggtccggtgactgtggaggccaggtcatctgccgcagcactccatcactctccttcttggtcaaatagcccttacacagcctggaggtgtgtttggggtcattgtcctgttgaaaaataaatgatcgtccaactaaacgcaaaccggatgggatggcatgtcgctgcaggatgctgtggtagccatgctggttcagtgtgccttcaattttgaataaatccccacagtgtcaccagcaaaacacccccacaccatcacacctcctcctccatgcttcacagtgggaaccaggcatgtggaatccatccgttcaccttttctgcgtctcacaaagacacggcagttggaaccaaagatctcaaatttggactcatcagaccaaagcacagatttccactggtctaatgtccattccttgtgtttcttggcccaaacaaatctcttctgcttgttgcctctccttagcagtggtttcctagcagctatttgaccatgaaggcctgattcgcacagtctcctcttaacagttgttctagagatgggtctgctgctagaactctgtgtggcattcatctggtctctgatctgtgctgttgttaacttgccatttctgaggctggtgactcggatgaacttatcctcagaagcagaggtgactcttggtcttcctttcctgggtcggtcctcatgtgtgccagtttcgttgtagcgcttgatggttttgcgactccacttggggacacatttcaagtttttgcaattttccggactgactgaccttcatttcttaaagtaatgatggccactcgtttttctttagttagctgattggttcttgccataatatgaattttaacagttgtccaatagggctgtcggctgtgtattaacctgacttctgcacaacacaactgatggtcccaaccccattgataaagcaagaaattccactaattaaccatgataaggcacacctgtgaagtggaaaccatttcaggtgactacctcttgaagctcatggagagaatgccaagagtgtgcaaagcagtaatcagagcaaagggtggctattttgaagaaactagaatataaaacatgttttcagttatttcacctttttttgttaagtacataactccacatgtgttcattcatagttttgatgccttcagtgagaatctacaatgtaaatagtcatgaaaataaagaaaacgcattgaatgagaaggtgtgtccaaacttttggcctgtactgtatatatatatatttatttacgtttatgtttgttaataattcctgtttatttaactatatatttgttaatattattgtttaaatttcttatattttcacatatctttcctctcttgcaaggagcacctgtaacataaataatttcccctcggggatcaataaagtatttctgattctggaGTTCCTGCCAGTTataaaatactcaaaagtaaTTGAAATAGATATCGCaaataaaagtaacaaaaatactGCCCTTCTGATCACTGTTTTGTGTTGAGGctctaggggtgggaatcaccagaggatccacgatatgatattatcCGGATATTtacatcatgatacaatattatcatgattttaaatatgttgcaatatgctgagtattgcgataaaatacattgcaatatattgcaatttattacccttttcaactgtaaattatgtccccaaagagAAACTGTTTTTCAGtatgttcatctcacttcagccattttttttgcagcagcaaaatgtatttagtggactgaaaacgcaactgattatattattctagtaggcgaACCTAAAGTTTAATCTGTATTTGTAATGGTAATAatttgtatatttaaaaaatcgatacttgacactgtgtgacgatatgatattgccacacaaaaatatcactatATTAtgctttattgatttttttttctccactcctATGAAACTATGCACAAAGTCAAATTGATGTCACTGTGGAGAATCTCAGGTTAACTTTGAGGAAAAACAAATCACTCCCACCTAGATTTTTTATGCTTATTTTGTTTATCAGATTTATTAATGAATTACATGACTAAGATATTCAGTTAATTTTCAACACTGTCAAGCAAAAAATTCTTGGGGGGGATAGATATCGGTTGAGCAATCtgctttttcctgttttaaacTACCTTTATATTGATTTCTAGAACTCGCCTCTCCAGAAATAAGAAATTAGGATCCAAAATAGAAGAAATGAAAGAGACAGAATCCCTATGTCAGTCTTGtttaagcaaaaacaaaaaagcaaacaagaaaataaagtgtgttgcATCTCTTACCCAACAGGGAACACCATCAGGCACATGGGGCAGCTCTGCAACCCTCCCcatcctgctgctcctccatctcctctgaCACttctctgcacctcctcttcctttttcttttcactCTCCCTCTGCTGAGAAACTCGGCTGTCAGAGACCTTCATCTGGTTTGGGAGAAACAGTTTGTTGTCAGGTCCAGTCTCTTCTTCttgctctcctcctttcctcacCTCATTTTCCTTAACTTTTGAGGGTCCGGCTGCTGCTGATGGCCTCTCCCAGCTGTGGAGAGGCAGCCTTGGTCTTTTGGGGAGGGCTTGGAGGGATGTTTTCTTGTCATTATGACTTTGTCTGCTGTGACAGGACAGCCGTCTTTCAGGTGGGTCTGTTCCAGGTTTGGTGTGCACGGAGATCTCCTGCTGGGAGAAGCTAAGTTCTGGAGAAGGTGGGGAGGGTTCAGGGAAGGGAGCAACCTCTTCACTGAAGTCACACCACTGCTGGTCATCTAACTTTAGTGCTGTGGCTCTCTGAAGtgacacagaaagaaaaacagatgtaAGACTCAACGCCAGCAGCATTTGAATTGAAGGGAGAGTCTTTTTTACAACTTAGGATGGATGACTAAAGTTGTAAAAGTGAGAATAGCAACCTTTACACAATCACCTTTTTTATCAAAGCTGCTCTGTTGATGCGTGGTGAAGTGGTATTTAGTGAAGACTGTTTTGCTCACTGGTGGTGCGTACATGGATGCTGTCACATCCAAAATTGTTGAGAGTGGGCTGGTGGTTAGCACTACAATCACAAGCTTTGTTATCACAAACAAAATGCATTAGTCAATAATAAGGCGTTGAAGGGGGTCACCatctaaattaagaattccagtaTGGTATTTCCATGGTCTAAAAAGTTAAATCTATACCTGTGAACATGAGCTTTTCtctctccaagccagaaaccagagaggtAAGTGTCAAactggtgatgtcatcaagtataaagtctggagctgctccatagacaataaatGGGACCATGATTTTGTGGATCCACCTGATAttagtttgcttttttaaacccaaatgagctttattctgttgtagtgttctcagctgTGACACAGAAAATACACCCATATaaagtaggggtgtaacgatcaGTGATCAACGATTCAATATCGTTgttgcaaagtgaaaacatcgatccatatcacCATCTTTAGGATACGctttcattttgaaagtctgtgtcaccgtcaaacagcagcagtcagacagcAAGCAGTCAAGAGAAGGACGATGAGGATAATGTTATTTACTTGGGAATAAATCACCGGTGCGGAAATATTTTGGATAATGAGAAAATACTAATCAACTGACAAAGCACATGAcgtatgtaaacaatgctgttGAGATAAAGCATAATGTATCTCCCTGAACGGGCATCTCATTCCGCTAATTTCTTGCTACAACAAAACATCAGCTGCTCTGTCTCAACAATTTTCGACTGACATGCAGACACTTAAACCAACAGTGAGTAAGACAAAGTATAAATAATACAAGTAATTTGTTAAATGTCATCGATATcagccgatattggctttaaagtgAACTATgggaattggccaacatgctttttctctgattttgcacaatgaatgaaaattacatacattgaaaagcattgtatttcatgtctccatctgctggtgggccatcacgataagagtaaccatgtataatatgatgtttattCCCCTAcaaaacagacttgatgatcactaaaattaggtggggaaaacatggatatatcgatatcggctatcagccaaatgagttgttaagATATTGGaaattggcaaaaaatccaatatcgtgcataagtagaggaaatctctgctagccaATAGGCTAATTTATGGAATGTAAAGTGATTAAGTTTGCTTTCAAGTTTTAGGAAGAATCTCATGGTTTGCCAGACCTTTCTGGTCTCTCTGGCAGAAAGCCCCATAGCttaacttatcccatgtgctgttttctgtgtgttagtggagtcaattTAACAAACTTTTCTGCACTTAAGCGGTtacaattatttaaattatttatgtgttgtttttattttttatggccaaaaacaaaaaagaaaggggttGCAGCTTCTGCTGTAACAGTTTGTGTTAAATATGTTATCATCTCAAATCAATTGCTAGCCCCTAAATTGCATCAAACTGAAATCAaatcatggcagactttgtaatatcagcaaatattgtgTCGTTCTTTTACGAATCAATGTAGTATTGAGATGTAACCGGTAATGCACACCCCTAATATAGAGCGTTTCACCAGAATTTGCATTGCTAGACAATAGCTTGGGTCAATGTTTATTTCCTGTCAGCTAATGTCCTTCACATAGACCCAATCACTGTGATGCTGTGCTCCAGGTACACAACTGGCAATTGATTTGAATTGCAGAAACATGTGAAATCAACaaacctgtttatttctgttgtcatcttcagctgtaactgtaacGTTTAAAATATGCAGTtgaacatggtggtgcaacctATCTAacgtttctgctgtgcttattttgtgTACTTTGTTGCTTTAATAGCATCTTCAGAAAACACATCTAATGGCACAGAAACTTaacagtgtactgctgtggacagggccGTTGCAAATCAGTTTAGGCAGGTTTTGCTCAGTGCCACTTCATTGTATATACATTGCTCagaaaaattaagggaacaattaatgtcacagtataacaccaagtcagttaaagtttagggatatcaatctgtccatttggGAAGCACAGGTGATTGTAAATGAGtatcacctgctttggtgcaaatcaaagtgacaacaggtacaatggagaggcaaaaacaagacaacccccaaaaagggaatggttttacatgtggttaCCACATAATATGGTGGCAACATCGTCTCTTCTTATCCTTCCtaactgattcttctctagttctgagttctgctagtgtcctcgTCACCACTGATAGCATTTGGTGGTGCcagcagcccaatcaggttgcacaggtagaaGGACTGCCCCCATAGTCCACCAAacgttagttgaccagaaaggtcagtagtctgcaagatttcatttcatttagtcacagaaaaaaacaaacatttaactctattaggagctgtgccttgtcaaaataaatcaaaacctatatgattggaccataatttaatttaaaagaacagacacagagagtgCCCAAGCTCAGCAGTCAGATGGGAGTCATGttaatttacagggctggtacctgcggttattacaAAGGCTAGTTCATAACATGTCGGGCAAATATAGGCCTATGAAGGTTtattagtacagttttgtatttctctgtaatgtagcacagtgttaacaatgttactgatactattctttctcagaccttgaactcaaaccattgtgttgcaccgccaaaaaaatatatcatttaataattaaattaatatcataaacatgcgggcAACTGATCGACTAATGGCCTTAAGTGACGattattggtcgactaggaaaattcttagtcaggggctgACCTCACAGGTAGCCCaactcctccaggatggcacatccatacatgCAGTTGCAAAAAGGTTTGCcatgtctcccagcacagtctcaagagcacggaggagataccaggagactggCTGATACACGAGgggagctggacagggccgtagaaggacATCAACCCAccagcaggaccagtatctgctcctctgtgcaaggaggagcaggaagagCACTGCCAGAGACCGACCTCCTGCGACCTCCTCctggctactggtgtgcatgtttctgaccaaactgtcagaaacagactccatgagggtggcatgatgAGCCCGATGTCCTCTAGTgtgacctgtgctcacagcccagcaccaagCAGCACAATTGACtaatggctaagccccgccctcaaatgcgatgagccaatcacagtgcttATAGCCATTCCAATACACTCGGaaattctctgcctggacgtccattgaaatgcattacaaaaAGTCGGTTTCgtttggttttatgagctttttctgagatgtgaagtttaaaaatggtcaaacggtgtgtaTGGGGTACAcacaactccgacacaaggtatcctgagaggctgggcaacGGGTTGTATTTTTTAccttttcctaaaccacatctcaaccgagaaatgtgtctcctttggataaagttgtgcagtagaccacaacatcaactcaacgtgaataagattaacaatgatgtctacatttgttttaaggtaagtcaacattgtgtttgaggcaacatattgtcactttgctggaaagaaacataaagttatctttaacatctctagctaacgttaggtaAAGTTTcccctaacgttagctcctagctgcgttgttcatcatgtcaccttgtttgctaggagttcattagcctattttgttctagtttttgtactttggcgatcatacatcattgttagctgttgtccaaagggctctagttaaactaacattaacttctggagcttagcttcattaacttaccCATAAtcacagagataacaaaggttggcaaacattatgctgaatgattcagtgtaaatactgttgCACCAAACTAACAAGAGACattcttggtaaagatggtaaaaagg comes from the Epinephelus lanceolatus isolate andai-2023 chromosome 8, ASM4190304v1, whole genome shotgun sequence genome and includes:
- the LOC117258005 gene encoding uncharacterized protein LOC117258005 isoform X1, whose translation is MAEKYSKSKLKRNKSSVKGPEPEVCSRETLKRNHIASFSTEIRVTAETGRSVVPAAVWWNSEQLPAVESLWALTLKSGLPYLKSQHWDLVPDLPHPFTERATALKLDDQQWCDFSEEVAPFPEPSPPSPELSFSQQEISVHTKPGTDPPERRLSCHSRQSHNDKKTSLQALPKRPRLPLHSWERPSAAAGPSKVKENEVRKGGEQEEETGPDNKLFLPNQMKVSDSRVSQQRESEKKKEEEVQRSVRGDGGAAGWGGLQSCPMCLMVFPVGFTQMDCDGHLAQCLLEVNVDMTCFPSLDIKSQICLYLRLCTWPLMPLIPAGEEDLKLK
- the LOC117258005 gene encoding uncharacterized protein LOC117258005 isoform X2, which encodes MAEKYSKSKLKRNKSSVKGPEPEVCSRETLKRNHIASFSTEIRVTAETGRSVVPAAVWWNSEQLPAVESLWALTLKSGLPYLKSQHWDLVPDLPHPFTERATALKLDDQQWCDFSEEVAPFPEPSPPSPELSFSQQEISVHTKPGTDPPERRLSCHSRQSHNDKKTSLQALPKRPRLPLHSWERPSAAAGPSKVKENEVRKGGEQEEETGPDNKLFLPNQMKVSDSRVSQQRESEKKKEEEVQRSVRGDGGAAGWGGLQSCPMCLMVFPVGFTQMDCDGHLAQCLLEVNVDMTW